From the genome of Streptomyces sp. NBC_01304:
GACTGGTTCGGGCGGGCCTTGAGCGCGCGTCTAGCGCGCGGCGACAAGCTGGTCGTGGCTCGCCTGTACGGCCGGATCGGCACCGCGCACACCTATGCGGGCCGGTACGGCGAGGCGCTGCGCAACTGGAGCTCCGCCTGCGCCGGCTATCGCAAGGGCGGTGACGTCCCGGCATTCGCGCGTGCGCTGAGCGAGCTGGCCCGGGTCCAGGAGTACGCGGGCCGGCCCGAGGAGTGCCTGCGGACCTGCCGGGAGGCCGTGGACTGGGCGCGCCAGGCGAAGGACGTCCGGCTGCAGGCCGCGCTCGAGCTGCGGCTCGCGGACACCCTGGACCGGCTCGGCGACTCGGCCGCCGCCGGGCTGCACCGGGCCGCGGCCGAGCGCATCCTGGGACCAGAGCTTCACGGAACGGGAGCGGAACCCCGTGGCGACGCTGCCTACGAAATCCGCAGTGCATCTGAAGAAGATTGATGCATTGAAAGGCTAGACAGCTGAATATCCTTCATTAGACTGGCTCCGCCGCGTACTTCCGTGGTGTCTCCCGTTGCGCGGTTGTGCGTACCGGTATCTCTGCTGTTGCCCGAAACATCCCTGAGCCAAGGACCGTGATCGACGATGAAGGTCGGCATCCCCCGCGAGGTCAAGAACAACGAGTTCCGGGTGGCGATCACCCCCGCCGGCGTGCATGAGCTCGCCCGCCAGGGCCACCAGGTCTTCATCGAGCACGACGCCGGTGTCGGCTCCTCCATCACCAACGAGGAGTACGTGGCCGCGGGTGCGCAGATCCTGGCCACGGCCGACGAGGTCTGGGCCACCGCCGACCTGCTCCTGAAGGTCAAGGAGCCGATCGCGGAGGAGTACCACCGCCTGCGCAAGGACCAGACGCTCTTCACGTACCTGCACCTCGCGGCCTCCCGCGAGTGCACGGACGCGCTCCTGGAGTCCGGCACCACCGCCATCGCGTACGAGACCGTCGAGACCGCGAACCGAGCGCTGCCGCTGCTCGCCCCGATGTCCGAGGTCGCGGGCCGCATCGCCCCGCAGGTCGGCGCCTACCACCTGATGCGCTCGGCCGGTGGCCGCGGCGTGCTGCCCGGCGGTGTGCCCGGCACCCAGCCCGCGAAGGCGGTCGTCATCGGCGGCGGCGTCTCCGGCTGGAACGCCACGCAGATCGCCGTCGGCATGGGCTTCCACGTCACGCTGCTCGACCGCGACATCAACAAGCTCCGCGAGGCCGACAAGGTCTTCGGCACCAAGGTCCGGGCGATCATGTCCAACGCCTTCGAGCTCGAGAAGGCGGTCCTGGACGCCGACCTCGTCATCGGTGCCGTCCTCATCCCGGGTGCGAAGGCGCCGAAGCTCGTCACCAACGAGCTCGTCTCCCGGATGAAGCCCGGAAGTGTACTTGTCGACATTGCGATTGATCAGGGCGGCTGCTTCGAGGACTCGCGTCCGACCACGCACGCCGAGCCGACCTTCAAGGTCCACAACTCGGTCTTCTACTGCGTCGCCAACATGCCGGGCGCGGTGCCGAACACCTCGACCCACGCGCTGACCAACGCGACGCTGCCGTACATCGTCGAGCTCGCCAACCGCGGCTGGGTCGAGGCGCTGCGCCGCGACCCCGCGCTCGCGCTCGGCCTCAACACCCATGATGGCCAGGTGGTTTACGGCCCCGTCGCCGAGGCGCACGGCCTGGAGACGCTCGAACTGAGCACGCTGCTCGGCTGATCCAAGGCGGCTTTGTCAACAAGTCGCGTCAACCTCGCGCACACGGCCGGACCTTGCTCAGCGAGGCCCGGCCGTGTGTGTATCGGGTCACTTTGTCGGGCTCGGTCAACTAGCCTCGAACGTAACTCTTTAACCGTTTCGTACACCCGTGAAACAACCCGTGAGACCCCTGCGCACCCTTGACAGAGGGGTGTTCAGTTGCCGACACATCGGGCCGGGTCCGGCGGATTGTGTTGCTGCGGACCGGTGACACGCCATAGAGTCGCCAATCGTCGGCATGGTGCCACGCTGACCTGTCTAGAAGTTCCCTGGTCACCAAGGAGGTAAGACGACTTGTGAATGAGTCGACATTTACTCCCGGGGGTGGTCAACCAGGAATGCCTGCGCAAAGCCCAGGCCCCGCGGGCCTTGAGGCCGTCGGCTCCGTCGCTGTCCGCACCTTCGCCGACCGCCAGAACAACACGCAGCGCTTTCAGCGTCCGCAGGTAACGCTGTCAGCCCACCAGAGCATGGATGGCCATCAAGTGAACGCCATGGCCGGCGACCGGAGTGGCGAGAACCCCACCCAACTCGCTGACTACGACGAAGTTCTGCCCGAGGGGCACTTCTACGACCCCGACGCCGAGTACGAGCCCGACCCCGAGTACGCGGCCACGCTGGCCCCGGACGCTGCCCGTCAGCGCCGGGAGCGCATCGGCCCGACCGGGCGCCCGCTGCCGTACTTCCCGATCCCGGGCCCGCTGACCGATCACGGCCCCGCGAAGATCATCGCGATGTGCAACCAGAAGGGCGGCGTCGGCAAGACGACGTCGACCATCAACCTGGGCGCCGCGCTCGCGGAGTACGGACGCCGGGTCCTGCTCGTCGACTTCGACCCGCAGGGAGCCCTGTCGGTCGGCCTCGGCGTGAACCCGATGGAGCTCGACCTCACCGTCTACAACCTGCTCATGGAGCGGGGCATGGCGGCCGACGAGGTGCTCCTGAAGACCGCCGTGCCCAACATGGACCTGCTGCCGAGCAATATCGATCTCTCGGCCGCGGAAGTGCAGTTGGTCAGCGAGGTCGCCCGCGAGTCCACGCTGCAGCGCGCGCTCAAGCCGCTGATGGCGGACTACGACTACATCGTGATCGACTGTCAGCCCTCGCTCGGTCTGCTGACCGTGAACGCGCTGACCGCCGCGCACAAGGTGATCGTGCCGCTCGAGTGCGAGTTCTTCGCGCTGCGCGGTGTGGCGCTGCTCACGGAGACCATCGAGAAGGTGCAGGAACGTCTCAACCCCGACCTGGAGTTGGACGGCATCCTCGCCACGATGTACGACTCGCGCACCGTGCACAGCCGGGAGGTCCTGGCCCGTGTGGTCGAGGCCTTCGACGATCACGTCTACCACACGGTGATCGGCCGGACCGTGCGCTTCCCGGAGACCACGGTCGCCGGTGAGCCGATCACGACGTACGCCTCCAACTCCGTTGGCGCCGCCGCCTATCGTCAGCTCGCCAGGGAGGTGCTCGCCCGGTGTCACGCCGAGTGAGTCTGCCGGGGGCCGACGAACTGTTCCGTACCACCGGGGGAATGGCGCTCCAGTCGTCCTCACCCAGGCGGCAGGCCAACGGTGAGGCACGCGTGCCGGCTCCGGCCGGCGAGAGCGATGCCGTGGCCGCTTCGGAGGGTGCCTCAGGGGCCTCCGAGGACGGTGACAGCGCCGAACACGCCCCCGCCGAGGCGGAGTCGGGCGGGCATCGCACTCGGGGTGCGGAGGGCGGCAAGGCGGGCGCCGGTGCCGCCGTTTCCGCTCGTGAGCAGGTGCAGGAAGGTTCGGCCAACGCGGCCGCGGCGGCCGGGCAGCGCAATGCGCCCGCGTCGTCGTCGCGGCGGCGTGGGCGGGGATCCGGGCGCCGGCCCAGCGGGCGTGAGCGGCACGACGAGAAGATCACGGTCTATGTGTCGGCCGAGGAGCTGATGGACCTCGAGCACGCGCGGCTCGTGCTGCGCGGTGAGCACGGTCTCGCGGTCGACCGCGGGCGGATCGTGCGGGAGGCTGTCGCCGTCGTTCTCGCGGATCTCGAGTCGCGGGGTGACGCGAGCATTCTCGTACGGCGGTTGCGGGGGCGCTGACCGCGCCTTGACGTGGTGGGGGCGGTAGCCTGCCCGTTCGTACGCGCTTGTACGTTTCCCTGCTTCCTGGACCGCGATGCCGACGCACGAATCACCCGACGCCTCCCAGCCGCGGCGCCGCAGTCTGGGCCGTGGGCCCGGGGCGGGGTCGTCGGTGGTGCGGGACGAGGGTTCTTTTTCCCCAGCCCCGCCCCTTCCCGAAACTGGGGGCGAGCCCCCAGACCCCCGGCAGGGTGAGGTCGGGGAGCAGGGTGGGCGGGACAGCGAGGCCGGGGTCGATCCGGCTCAGGTGCCGGAGCCGCGTGAGGCGGCGGCGGAGTCCGCCGCGCCGGCCGAGCGCGCCGAGACCGAAGCCGACGGGCTTCCGGCGGCCGTCGTACCGGTCGAGGCTCCCGTGGCCAGCGGGCCGGCCGAGAGCGGCGCTCCGGCGAAGTCCGGCGACCGGGCGGCCGACGTTGTGCCTGCGGAGTCAGACGTGGCGCGGGTGCCTGCCGATCCTGGCGTGGTCCTGGTGCCCGCAGAGCCTGGCGAGGGCCAGGCGCCTGCAGAATCCGGCGACGCCCCCACCCCTGCAGAGCCTGGCGAGGATGAGGCGCCCGCGGAGTTCGGGGAGGTCCAGGCGCCGGTCGAGTCCGGCCAGGGCCACGTGTCCGCGGAACCTGGCGCGGGCCACGTGTCCGCAGAGTCCGGCGTGGCCCAGGCGCCCGCGGAACCTGGCGAGGATCGGGTGGTCGTCGAAGGTGAGGGTCAAGCGGTCGGTGAAGTTGGCGACGGGCGGTTCAAGGTTCGGCTCGCCAACTTCGAAGGGCCCTTTGACCTGCTGCTTCAGCTGATCTCCAAGCACAAGATGGACGTCACCGAAGTGGCCTTGTCC
Proteins encoded in this window:
- a CDS encoding ParA family protein, whose translation is MDGHQVNAMAGDRSGENPTQLADYDEVLPEGHFYDPDAEYEPDPEYAATLAPDAARQRRERIGPTGRPLPYFPIPGPLTDHGPAKIIAMCNQKGGVGKTTSTINLGAALAEYGRRVLLVDFDPQGALSVGLGVNPMELDLTVYNLLMERGMAADEVLLKTAVPNMDLLPSNIDLSAAEVQLVSEVARESTLQRALKPLMADYDYIVIDCQPSLGLLTVNALTAAHKVIVPLECEFFALRGVALLTETIEKVQERLNPDLELDGILATMYDSRTVHSREVLARVVEAFDDHVYHTVIGRTVRFPETTVAGEPITTYASNSVGAAAYRQLAREVLARCHAE
- the ald gene encoding alanine dehydrogenase — protein: MKVGIPREVKNNEFRVAITPAGVHELARQGHQVFIEHDAGVGSSITNEEYVAAGAQILATADEVWATADLLLKVKEPIAEEYHRLRKDQTLFTYLHLAASRECTDALLESGTTAIAYETVETANRALPLLAPMSEVAGRIAPQVGAYHLMRSAGGRGVLPGGVPGTQPAKAVVIGGGVSGWNATQIAVGMGFHVTLLDRDINKLREADKVFGTKVRAIMSNAFELEKAVLDADLVIGAVLIPGAKAPKLVTNELVSRMKPGSVLVDIAIDQGGCFEDSRPTTHAEPTFKVHNSVFYCVANMPGAVPNTSTHALTNATLPYIVELANRGWVEALRRDPALALGLNTHDGQVVYGPVAEAHGLETLELSTLLG